Below is a window of Propionispora hippei DSM 15287 DNA.
TAAAAAAACAAAGTTAATAAACCTAGCCATTTAGCCGCCTGTTCCCGCTTCTTTGCAAGATAAATAGTGATGGCCAACATGGCCAGGATTAAAATCCCCGGCGGCATGATAAAACTTACCAAAAATTTGTAGATATATATAAACAAAGCTATACCCTCACATTTCCCTAGTCCTTACTAAAACCATAGAGTACTCAGATTATCAGTGCCGTATTTTTGCCGGGCCAACTCCTTCACTCCGGACAGTGTTTGCGGCAAACCATCCACACCGGCAGCGGACGAGTCGGTCAGCTTCCAGCCATCCCGCTTGCGGCTAAGCGTAAACTGCATGGTCGCTATATTGTCACCATCCCGCAAATCCATACTGCCGGGGAGTTCCCGGGTATAGATGCAGAAACCGGTTATTGTCGTGGAATCAGCGCTTCCGATATTCACATATCGCAGCGTAAAGTTGGTATAGTTGCCGAGCCAGTCCATAAATTGCTGAGGCAGCAGTCCCTTGGACTGCATGTCTACGCCCTGCAGCTTCGCCAAATCCTTTTGATTAAACGCCTCCAGCCGTCTATCAAACAAATAGATGGCTGTGCGCTCCGCATCCGATAAGGAACCGTTAAGATTCTCCATTGTTTTGATTTCAATCACTTTTCCCCACATCACTGACGTAAACATGTCCTCGCGAGGCCAAGCAATAAATTTGATTAACGTACCCTCCTTGCGGTACTGCTGCGGCAAATTAGTCGGCTGGTACTTCACGCCGTCATCACCGAGGATGCCGTAAAAACCGCCGGCCAATTCAACATGAACAACCCGTCCGGTCTGCTGCAGTTGTGTATCCGCCGCCCAGGCCGGCACAGCGGCAACGATCAGCAATAGTATGACGAGCAAATAAAGGCCTGTACTTTTTATTTTCATTCCGTTCCTCCTCACCATTCCCTTCCATTCCACCTTATTATACCAAGTTATTGCCGCAAAACAAAATAAAAGAACAGATAGAGGTTTTCCCCTATCCGTTAATAATCGCCAACAGCTCTTCTGTCTTTTGCTGCATCAGTGCTTTATCGTCCCGCGCTTCTACATTGAGCCGGAGCAGCGGCTCGGTATTCGACAGGCGGACATTGAACCGCCAAGTTTCGAATTCAATGCTTAGTCCGTCAAGCTTATCCACCCGTACCGCTCCCTGTGCATACAGAGTTTCCAGCTTGGAGAGCACTGCCGGCCCGTCGACCACCCGGCTGTTGATTTCACCACTGGCCGGATAGCGATCAATCCGTTCCGCCAGCAGCGTGCTCAAGGGTTTGTCACTGCGGCAAAGAAGCTCCAGCACCAGAAGCCAGGGTATCATCCCGCTGTCACAGTAAAAGAAATCCTTAAAGTAATGATGGGCCGACATTTCCCCGCCATAGACGGCCTCCTCCTGCCGCATCCGGTCTTTAATAAAGACATGGCCTGTTTTGCAGGGCAGCGGAATTCCCCCGGCTGCCTTTACCAGTTCCACTGTATTCCAGGTTAACCGCGGATCAAAAAGAATTTTCGCGCCCGAATACCGCTTTAAAAAAGCTTGAGCCAAAAATCCGACAATATAGTAGCCTTCGATAAAATGCCCTTGTTCGTCAAAGAAAAAGCAACGGTCAAAATCGCCGTCCCAGGCAATCCCCACATCGGCACCAGCCTGTCTGACCGCCTGCGCCGTAGCTTCCCGATTGTCCGGCAACAGCGGGTTGGGAACACCTTGCGGAAAGGTGCCGTCCGGTTCATGGTTAATTTTAATAAATTGAAAAGGCAGGTATTTTTCTAGCGCATCAAGCACAGCACCGGCACCACCGTTTCCTGCGTTGACTACCACCTTCAGCGGCCTTAAAGCAGCCCTGTCGATATAGGTAAGCAGATGCTGTACATAGTCATTGATAATATCAATAGCCGCCACCGAACCAGGCTTGCCAGTATATTGACTACTTACCGCACCGGTTACTACCCGTTCTTCAATCTCCCGCAGCCCATTTTCCGCCCCAACAGGCCGTGATTCCCGGCCTACCAGTTTCATGCCGTTATAGTCTTTGGGATTGTGACTGGCTGTAATCATGAGACCGCCGTCCAGTTTAAGATGGCTGACGGCAAAATAAATTTGTTCCGTCCCGCACAGACCGATATCCAGCACATCGCAGCCCCGTTCTGTCAGGCCCCTCACCAGGGCATTACGAAACGCCGGCCCGGTCAGCCGGATATCATAACCTACTGCCACTTTTTTCGCGCCCAATACGTCCACATAGGCTTTGCCAATGCGATAGACAACTTCCTCATTCAGTTCATCGGGTACTCTGCCCCGGATATCGTAAGCCTTAAAGGCTTTGCGACTTATTAGCAAACCCCATCCCACTCCTTCTATATATTAACAACGTCCGTACATATCCTCAAAACGAACAATATCGTCCTCTTCCAGATAGCAGCCGTTCTGCACCTCGATAATTTCCAGCAGTACCCTACCGGGGTTTTCCATATAGTGTTTAGCGCACTGGGGCACGAAAATGCTTTTATTCTCCGGTACCATATATTCCTGTCCGTCGATATGCACCTTGGCCGTACCGCTAATGACCACCCAGTGTTCGCTGCGGTGGTAATGCATCTGCAGACTAAGCCGCTGCCCGGGATTGACGGTGATTTTTTTGATTTTATAGCCAGGGCCTTCACCCAGCACCGTCCAACTTCCCCACGGCCGGTAACCGGTAGTATGTTCTTCCGCTTCCCGGCGTCCCTTTTCCTTGAGTAAATTGACCAGTTCCTTCACTTGCTGTGACTCGCCCCGTTTAGCTACTACAATGACATCATCGGTTTCCACAATCAGAAGGTCTTCCAGGCCAATGCCGGCGATCAGGCGGCTGCGTCCCATCATCAACGTATTGCTGCAAGCAAGCGGCAGGCAATCACCCTGCAGGGCATTACCGTCGGCATCCTTATCCAATACGTCATAGATGGCATCCCAGGAGCCAATGTCATTCCAGTACGCTGTAAAAGGCAGCATCACCACCTGCTGCGATTTTTCCGCTACGGCATAGTCGATGGAAATGCTGGGCAGGCTTTCAAACTCCGCCAGAAGCAGTTCTAACGGCTGCTGGCTTAAAGCAAATATCTCCGGTTGGAATTTCTGCAATTCCTGCAGCAAGGTG
It encodes the following:
- a CDS encoding phosphohexomutase domain-containing protein; amino-acid sequence: MLISRKAFKAYDIRGRVPDELNEEVVYRIGKAYVDVLGAKKVAVGYDIRLTGPAFRNALVRGLTERGCDVLDIGLCGTEQIYFAVSHLKLDGGLMITASHNPKDYNGMKLVGRESRPVGAENGLREIEERVVTGAVSSQYTGKPGSVAAIDIINDYVQHLLTYIDRAALRPLKVVVNAGNGGAGAVLDALEKYLPFQFIKINHEPDGTFPQGVPNPLLPDNREATAQAVRQAGADVGIAWDGDFDRCFFFDEQGHFIEGYYIVGFLAQAFLKRYSGAKILFDPRLTWNTVELVKAAGGIPLPCKTGHVFIKDRMRQEEAVYGGEMSAHHYFKDFFYCDSGMIPWLLVLELLCRSDKPLSTLLAERIDRYPASGEINSRVVDGPAVLSKLETLYAQGAVRVDKLDGLSIEFETWRFNVRLSNTEPLLRLNVEARDDKALMQQKTEELLAIING
- a CDS encoding mannose-1-phosphate guanylyltransferase/mannose-6-phosphate isomerase, yielding MKIIILAGGGGTRLFPLSRTKYPKQFLKLEGKESLFTQTVQRFLPLVKPADIVVVTNKEYVHHVKNELFACGAEAAHVVLEPVGRNTAPAIALAASYCVEQLAADPSEVLFVTPSDHIIRPIGLFVETVRQVEKLAVQGRVVTCGIKPQQAETGYGYIQAGEPYGAGFQVSSFKEKPDKETAEQYLTAGNYYWNSGMFGFTVGTLLQELQKFQPEIFALSQQPLELLLAEFESLPSISIDYAVAEKSQQVVMLPFTAYWNDIGSWDAIYDVLDKDADGNALQGDCLPLACSNTLMMGRSRLIAGIGLEDLLIVETDDVIVVAKRGESQQVKELVNLLKEKGRREAEEHTTGYRPWGSWTVLGEGPGYKIKKITVNPGQRLSLQMHYHRSEHWVVISGTAKVHIDGQEYMVPENKSIFVPQCAKHYMENPGRVLLEIIEVQNGCYLEEDDIVRFEDMYGRC